From Carya illinoinensis cultivar Pawnee chromosome 5, C.illinoinensisPawnee_v1, whole genome shotgun sequence, one genomic window encodes:
- the LOC122309416 gene encoding LEAF RUST 10 DISEASE-RESISTANCE LOCUS RECEPTOR-LIKE PROTEIN KINASE-like 2.1: MKSNYLFPILSSPTFPLLNLCIFLILSSLLPRKSQGVVDPSFQLCSAEPETCGDEQPIEFPFTIRNKQNRSCGYPGFELSCNNRGQPTINIQRNDYIIRNISYETRILRVSNSDFWNSTTGTCVPLTQNISLPGARFELAPFQTHVNLLYGCSASTLESTSKFSYPGCDHGENKNSSVLVLPANDPKLGNVSKACTTRVVAPILDPYERENVDGIEGALRNGFRVKWKASDCSNCQESGGRCGFNYSEWHFECFCPDRPQAWRCISGKKKQKWVIPLVISSIGIGATIVVIICCLRRKFPYFWKKESVSHQNIEDFLRNVGPLVIRRYGYSDIKKMTNLFKEKLGQGGYGSVYKGKLQDGCLVAVKVLKESRENGEEFVNEVASISRTSHVNIVTLMGFCFEGSKRALVYEFMPNGSLEKFIYKEYRSKTGHQLEWKILYNIAVGIARGLEYLHNGCNARILHFDIKPHNILLDKNYHPKISDFGLAKMCSREESIISMLGTRGTVGYIAPEVFNRNFGGISHKSDVYSYGMMILEIVGGRKNIDIEGDRTSETHIPHWIYKRLELDEDLSLQGLVMNGEDHESAKKMIIVGLWCIQIDPSNRPTMGRVVDMLEGSSEYLQIPPKPFLSSSS; encoded by the exons ATGAAATCAAATTACCTCTTTCCCATCCTTTCGTCACCCACTTTTCCTCTGTTGAATCTATGCATATTCCTCATCCTCTCTTCTCTTCTACCAAGAAAATCCCAAGGTGTAGTCGACCCTTCCTTCCAACTCTGCAGTGCTGAGCCTGAAACCTGTGGCGATGAGCAACCCATCGAGTTCCCATTCACCATCCGAAACAAGCAAAACAGGTCTTGTGGGTATCCTGGATTCGAGCTCTCTTGCAACAACCGTGGCCAACCCACCATCAATATCCAAAGAAACGACTATATCATCCGCAACATTTCCTATGAAACCCGAATCCTTCGCGTCTCAAACTCTGACTTTTGGAATTCAACCACCGGTACTTGTGTTCCTTTAACTCAAAACATATCCCTTCCTGGTGCCCGGTTCGAGCTAGCACCGTTCCAAACCCATGTGAATCTGCTTTATGGTTGCAGCGCTTCGACACTAGAGAGTACGTCAAAGTTTTCATATCCTGGTTGTGATCATGGGGAAAACAAAAACAGTTCGGTTCTGGTCCTGCCTGCAAACGACCCAAAGCTAGGGAACGTATCGAAGGCGTGCACAACTCGGGTGGTAGCACCCATACTTGACCCTTATGAGCGTGAGAATGTTGATGGAATTGAAGGGGCCCTGAGAAATGGATTTCGGGTGAAATGGAAGGCCAGCGACTGCAGCAATTGCCAGGAAAGTGGAGGGCGGTGTGGATTCAATTACAGCGAGTGGCATTTCGAGTGCTTCTGCCCTGATAGACCTCAGGCTTGGCGATGCATTTCTG ggaaaaaaaaacaaaaatgggtGATACCATTAG TCATTTCATCTATTGGAATTGGGGCTACGATTGTGGTTATAATCTGCTGCTTGAGGAGAAAGTTTCCTTATTTTTGGAAGAAGGAAAGTGTATCACATCAAAATATCGAAGACTTTCTAAGGAATGTTGGACCTCTTGTTATAAGAAGATATGGTTATTcagatatcaagaaaatgaccaaccttttcaaagaaaaattaggGCAAGGAGGCTATGGGAGTGTCTACAAGGGTAAGCTACAAGATGGTTGTCTTGTGGCGGTGAAGGTTTTGAAAGAATCAAGAGAAAATGGAGAGGAATTTGTTAATGAGGTTGCAAGCATTAGTAGGACCTCTCATGTCAACATTGTCACTCTTATGGGCTTTTGTTTTGAGGGTTCTAAACGTGCACTCGTTTATGAGTTTATGCCTAATGGATCACTTGAGAAGTTTATATACAAAGAATATCGTTCAAAGACTGGTCATCAATTGGAGTGGAAGATATTATACAATATTGCAGTAGGGATAGCTCGAGGACTAGAGTACTTGCATAATGGTTGCAATGCACGAATCTTGCATTTTGATATAAAGCCTCACAACATTCTTTTAGACAAGAATTACCATCCAAAGATATCTGATTTTGGTCTTGCTAAGATGTGTTCAAGAGAAGAGAGTATTATATCAATGTTGGGCACTAGAGGGACTGTAGGATATATAGCTCCAGAAGTATTTAATAGAAATTTTGGAGGGATCTCTCACAAGTCAGATGTTTATAGTTACGGAATGATGATTTTAGAAATTGTTGGGGGTAGAAAGAATATAGATATCGAGGGTGATCGTACTAGTGAAACACACATTCCTCATTGGATTTACAAGCGCCTTGAACTAGATGAAGATCTAAGCCTGCAGGGCCTCGTGATGAATGGAGAAGATCATGAAAGTGCAAAGAAGATGATAATTGTGGGTTTGTGGTGCATACAAATCGACCCTTCAAACCGGCCAACAATGGGCAGAGTTGTGGATATGTTGGAAGGGAGTTCTGAGTACCTGCAAATCCCACCCAAGCCTTTCTTGTCCTCCTCGTCATGA